The Lineus longissimus chromosome 2, tnLinLong1.2, whole genome shotgun sequence genome window below encodes:
- the LOC135483864 gene encoding ribosome maturation protein SBDS-like, producing MSNIFTPTNQKRLTNVAVVRMKKAGKRFEIACYPNKVMPWRNKVEKDIDEVLQTPAVFMNVSKGQGAKSDDLKRAFGTDNQKEICLQILAKGELQVTEKERQQQLESMFRDIATIVANMCVNPENKRPYTVTLIERAMKDIHYSVKPTKSTKQQALEVIKKLKETETFEIQRAQMRVRVSIPVRDIKKLKSKLKDIASKVEEERMDEGLEMVLLIDPGCFREINDLIQAETKGKGQIEMLNLKEMEEGDEKL from the exons ATGTCGAATATATTTACTCCAACGAATCAGAAACGGCTGACGAATGTAGCTGTAGTCCGGATGAAAAAAGCTGGGAAGAGATTTGAGATTGCCTGCTATCCAAATAAAGTGATGCCATGGCGCAATAAAGT TGAGAAAGACATTGATGAAGTTCTTCAAACACCAGCTGTTTTCATGAATGTGTCCAAGGGCCAAGGTGCAAAATCAGATGATTTGAAACGAGCATTTGGTACAGATAACCAGAAAGAAATATGTCTTCAG ATTTTGGCAAAGGGAGAGTTACAAGTCACAGAAAAGGAACGTCAACAGCAGCTGGAATCCATGTTTCGAGATATTGCCACCATAGTTGCTAACATGTGTGTGAATCCAGAAAATAAACGACCTTATACTGTAACTCTAATTGAGCGTGCCATGAAAGACATCCACTATTCAGTCAAACCCACCAAGAGCACAAAACAACAG GCCTTGGAAGTAatcaagaaattgaaagaaacagAAACCTTTGAAATCCAACGAGCCCAGATGAGAGTACGAGTGTCAATACCAG TCCGAGATATAAAGAAACTCAAATCAAAACTGAAAGATATTGCCAGCAAAGTGGAGGAAGAACGTATGGATGAAGGCTTGGAAATG GTGCTCCTGATTGACCCTGGATGTTTCCGTGAAATCAATGACCTCATCCAGGCAGAGACTAAAGGAAAAGGACAGATTGAGATGCTAAACTTAAAAGAGATGGAGGAAGGAGACGAAAAACTGTAA